The Thamnophis elegans isolate rThaEle1 chromosome 15, rThaEle1.pri, whole genome shotgun sequence genome includes a window with the following:
- the ANXA7 gene encoding annexin A7 isoform X1, with protein MSYPGYPPSGYPSFPGYPPTGQESVYPPASQYSYPGVPGGFPPVGGSEYNVAPPTGEFPGNAGYPTAPGGYPPASIGYPGLPQPGGMPTYPGGAGFGVPPSGSGFGYPQLQSQTYGGGGIPAGYPGGQTPSTPLQPAALTQTTQGTIRPAPNFDAGRDAEILRKAMKGFGTDEQAIVDVVANRSSNQRQQIKSAFKTMYGKDLIKDLKSELSGNMEELILALFMPCTYYDAWSLRHAMKGAGTQENVLIEILCTRTNQEIQEIVKCYKNEFGRDIEHDIRADTSGHFERLLVSMCQGNRDENQTVDYQKAQQDAQRLYQAGEGKLGTDESCFNMILATRSFPQLKATVETYSQIANRDLLSSIGREFSGNVERGLKAILQCALNRPAFFAERLHHAMKGAGTDDSTLVRIIVTRSEIDLVQIKQLFTQMYQKTLATMISSDTSGDYRRLLLAIVGQ; from the exons ATGTCATACCCAGGATATCCTCCATCAGGCTACCCATCTTTTCCTGGTTATCCT CCTACCGGACAGGAGTCTGTTTATCCACCTGCTAGCCAGTATTCTTACCCTGGGGTGCCTGGAGGCTTCCCACCTGTGGGAGGCAGTGAATATAATGTAGCTCCACCAACTGGGGAATTCCCAGGGAATGCAGGCTACCCAACCGCACCTGGTGGGTATCCTCCTGCATCCATTGGATACCCTGGACTACCTCAGCCTGGTGGCATGCCAACGTATCCTGGAG GTGCTGGTTTTGGAGTACCCCCCTCTGGCTCTGGTTTTGGCTATCCACAGCTTCAATCCCAAACTTATGGTGGAGGTGGTATACCAG ctGGGTATCCTGGTGGACAAACACCATCAACACCACTGCAG CCTGCAGCATTAACTCAGACCACGCAAGGCACAATTCGACCAGCTCCTAATTTTGATGCAGGGAGAGATGCAGAAATTTTGCGCAAGGCTATGAAAGGATTTG GTACGGATGAGCAAGCAATCGTTGATGTTGTTGCCAACCGTTCAAGTAATCAGAGGCAACAAATTAAATCTGCTTTCAAGACTATGTATGGCAAG GATTTAATTAAAGACCTGAAGTCGGAGCTAAGTGGAAATATGGAAGAACTGATCCTTGCATTGTTCATGCCATGTACCTATTATGATGCCTGGAGTTTAAGGCATGCAATGAAG GGTGCAGGTACCCAAGAAAATGTATTGATTGAAATTCTTTGTACAAGAACAAATCAGGAGATTCAAGAAATAGTCAAATGTTACAAGAATGAATTTGGAAGAGATATTGAGCATGATATTCGGGCTGATACCTCTGGTCATTTTGAACGATTACTTGTATCTATGTGTCAG GGTAATCGGGACGAGAATCAAACTGTAGATTATCAAAAAGCTCAGCAGGATGCGCAACGACTTTACCAAGCTGGGGAAGGAAAACTGGGAACAGATGAGTCTTGCTTCAACATGATCCTCGCAACCAGAAGCTTCCCCCAGCTGAAAGCCACTGTGGAAACTTATTCACAG ATAGCTAACCGTGATTTATTAAGCAGCATTGGCCGGGAATTTTCAGGAAATGTAGAGCGTGGCTTGAAGGCTATTT TACAATGTGCTCTAAATCGCCCAGCCTTTTTTGCAGAAAGACTTCATCATGCCATGAAAGGAGCTGGCACAGATGATTCTACCCTGGTTAGAATTATTGTAACTCGTAGTGAG